One stretch of Arachis duranensis cultivar V14167 chromosome 1, aradu.V14167.gnm2.J7QH, whole genome shotgun sequence DNA includes these proteins:
- the LOC107466349 gene encoding tropinone reductase-like 3 isoform X1, whose amino-acid sequence MEKKFKGKVAIVTASTQGIGFAIAERLGLEGASVVISSRKQQNVDEAAEKLRAKGIEVLALVCHVSNDQQRKDLIQKTAQKYGKIDVIVSNAAANPSVDPILQTKDSVLDKLWEINVKASILLLKDAAPHLHRGSSVVIVSSIAGFNLPASSSMYMYGVTKTALFGLTKALAAEMVPNTRVNCIAPCFVPTNFPLFITSNEATRLQLEEKTLLGRLGATEHMAAGAAFLASDDDAYMTGNSSHCWGNAIEAVAYVFFL is encoded by the exons ATGGAAAAGAAGTTTAAGGGGAAGGTGGCCATCGTTACGGCTTCGACTCAGGGAATCGGGTTCGCCATAGCTGAGAGGCTGGGCTTGGAAGGTGCTTCCGTCGTCATCTCTTCTCGCAAGCAG CAAAATGTTGACGAGGCTGCAGAGAAACTTAGGGCTAAAGGAATTGAAGTTTTGGCCCTTGTTTGCCATGTCTCCAACGATCAACAGAGAAaggatttgattcaaaaaacCGCACAG AAGTATGGAAAGATAGATGTGATTGTGTCAAACGCAGCTGCAAATCCTTCTGTTGACCCCATTTTGCAAACCAAAGACTCTGTTCTTGACAAGCTTTGGGAGATTAATGTCAAAGCCTCTATACTTCTTCTCAAG GATGCAGCTCCTCACTTGCACAGGGGTTCCtctgttgttattgtttcctcTATTGCCGGTTTCAACCTGCCTGCTTCTAGTTCTATGTATATGTATGGAGTGACCAAAACAGCCCTTTTTGGACTTACCAAA GCTCTGGCTGCTGAGATGGTCCCAAACACTCGTGTTAACTGCATTGCTCCCTGTTTTGTGCCAACGAATTTTCCCTTGTTTATTACTAGTAATGAAGCTACT AGGCTACAGCTTGAAGAAAAGACATTACTTGGAAGGCTTGGTGCAACGGAGCACATGGCTGCCGGTGCAGCTTTTCTGGCATCAGATGATGATGCTTATATGACGGGAAACTCTAGCCACTGCTGGGGGAATGCCATCGAGGCTGTAGCTTACGTTTTCTTCTTATAG
- the LOC107466349 gene encoding tropinone reductase-like 3 isoform X5 — MLTRLQRNLGLKELKFWPLSVVAPTVNRERILFTKNVQKHGKIDVIVSNAAANPSVDSILQTEDSVLDKLWEINVKASILLLKDAAPHLHRGSSVVIVSSIAGFNLPASSSMYMYGVTKTALFGLTKALAAEMVPNTRVNCIAPCFVPTNFPLFITSNEATRLQLEEKTLLGRLGATEHMAAGAAFLASDDDAYMTGNSSHCWGNAIEAVAYVFFL, encoded by the exons ATGTTGACGAGGCTGCAGAGAAACTTAGGGCTAAAGGAATTG AAGTTTTGGCCCTTGTCTGTTGTGGCTCCAACGGTCAACAGAGAAAGGATTTTATTCACAAAAAATGTACAG AAGCATGGAAAGATAGATGTGATTGTGTCCAACGCAGCTGCAAATCCTTCTGTTGACTCCATATTGCAAACCGAAGACTCTGTCCTTGACAAGCTTTGGGAGATTAATGTCAAAGCCTCTATACTTCTTCTCAAG GATGCAGCTCCTCACTTGCACAGGGGTTCCtctgttgttattgtttcctcTATTGCCGGTTTCAACCTGCCTGCTTCTAGTTCTATGTATATGTATGGAGTGACCAAAACAGCCCTTTTTGGACTTACCAAA GCTCTGGCTGCTGAGATGGTCCCAAACACTCGTGTTAACTGCATTGCTCCCTGTTTTGTGCCAACGAATTTTCCCTTGTTTATTACTAGTAATGAAGCTACT AGGCTACAGCTTGAAGAAAAGACATTACTTGGAAGGCTTGGTGCAACGGAGCACATGGCTGCCGGTGCAGCTTTTCTGGCATCAGATGATGATGCTTATATGACGGGAAACTCTAGCCACTGCTGGGGGAATGCCATCGAGGCTGTAGCTTACGTTTTCTTCTTATAG
- the LOC107466349 gene encoding tropinone reductase-like 3 isoform X3, with translation MEKKFKGKVAIVTASTQGIGFAIAERLGLEGASVVISSRKQQNVDEAAEKLRAKGIEVLALVCHVSNDQQRKDLIQKTAQKYGKIDVIVSNAAANPSVDPILQTKDSVLDKLWEINVKASILLLKDAAPHLHKGSSVVIVSSIAGFNPPASMSMYGVTKTALFGLTKALAAEMAPNTRVNCIAPGFVPTNFASFITSNQAIRQELEAKTLLGRLGTTEDMAAGTAFLASDDASYITGETLVIAGGMPSRL, from the exons ATGGAAAAGAAGTTTAAGGGGAAGGTGGCCATCGTTACGGCTTCGACTCAGGGAATCGGGTTCGCCATAGCTGAGAGGCTGGGCTTGGAAGGTGCTTCCGTCGTCATCTCTTCTCGCAAGCAG CAAAATGTTGACGAGGCTGCAGAGAAACTTAGGGCTAAAGGAATTGAAGTTTTGGCCCTTGTTTGCCATGTCTCCAACGATCAACAGAGAAaggatttgattcaaaaaacCGCACAG AAGTATGGAAAGATAGATGTGATTGTGTCAAACGCAGCTGCAAATCCTTCTGTTGACCCCATTTTGCAAACCAAAGACTCTGTTCTTGACAAGCTTTGGGAGATTAATGTCAAAGCCTCTATACTTCTTCTCAAG GATGCAGCTCCTCACTTGCACAAAGGCTCATCTGTGGTTATTGTTTCCTCCATCGCCGGATTCAATCCTCCTGCTTCTATGTCTATGTATGGAGTGACCAAAACAGCCCTTTTTGGACTTACCAAA GCCCTGGCTGCTGAGATGGCCCCAAACACTCGTGTAAACTGTATTGCTCCCGGTTTTGTGCCAACTAATTTTGCCTCGTTTATTACCAGTAATCAAGCTATT AGGCAAGAGCTTGAAGCAAAGACATTGCTTGGAAGGCTTGGTACAACTGAAGACATGGCGGCTGGGACAGCTTTTTTGGCATCTGATGATGCTTCTTATATCACAGGGGAAACTCTAGTCATTGCTGGGGGAATGCCATCGAGGCTGTAG
- the LOC107466349 gene encoding tropinone reductase-like 3 isoform X6, whose amino-acid sequence MLTRLQRNLGLKELKFWPLSVVAPTVNRERILFTKNKHGKIDVIVSNAAANPSVDSILQTEDSVLDKLWEINVKASILLLKDAAPHLHRGSSVVIVSSIAGFNLPASSSMYMYGVTKTALFGLTKALAAEMVPNTRVNCIAPCFVPTNFPLFITSNEATRLQLEEKTLLGRLGATEHMAAGAAFLASDDDAYMTGNSSHCWGNAIEAVAYVFFL is encoded by the exons ATGTTGACGAGGCTGCAGAGAAACTTAGGGCTAAAGGAATTG AAGTTTTGGCCCTTGTCTGTTGTGGCTCCAACGGTCAACAGAGAAAGGATTTTATTCACAAAAAAT AAGCATGGAAAGATAGATGTGATTGTGTCCAACGCAGCTGCAAATCCTTCTGTTGACTCCATATTGCAAACCGAAGACTCTGTCCTTGACAAGCTTTGGGAGATTAATGTCAAAGCCTCTATACTTCTTCTCAAG GATGCAGCTCCTCACTTGCACAGGGGTTCCtctgttgttattgtttcctcTATTGCCGGTTTCAACCTGCCTGCTTCTAGTTCTATGTATATGTATGGAGTGACCAAAACAGCCCTTTTTGGACTTACCAAA GCTCTGGCTGCTGAGATGGTCCCAAACACTCGTGTTAACTGCATTGCTCCCTGTTTTGTGCCAACGAATTTTCCCTTGTTTATTACTAGTAATGAAGCTACT AGGCTACAGCTTGAAGAAAAGACATTACTTGGAAGGCTTGGTGCAACGGAGCACATGGCTGCCGGTGCAGCTTTTCTGGCATCAGATGATGATGCTTATATGACGGGAAACTCTAGCCACTGCTGGGGGAATGCCATCGAGGCTGTAGCTTACGTTTTCTTCTTATAG
- the LOC107466339 gene encoding serine/threonine/tyrosine-protein kinase HT1, with protein sequence MQFTRASSMAGSCFHGLRMRRSKSKPLPELPPSSSSKKRMNSDLENMERKRFDSLESWSMILDSENVETWEASKEDQEEWTADLSQLFIGNKFASGAHSRIYRGIYKQRAVAVKMVRIPTQDEERRSLLEQQFKSEVALLSRLFHPNIVQFIAACKKPPVYCIITEYMSQGTLRMYLNKKEPYSLSIETILRLALDISRGMEYLHSQGVIHRDLKSNNLLLNDEMRVKVADFGTSCLETRCRETKGNMGTYRWMAPEMIKEKPYTRKVDVYSFGIVLWELTTALLPFQGMTPVQAAFAVAEKNERPPLPASCQPALAHLIKRCWAANPSKRPDFSDIVTTLEKYDECVKEGLPLTHHSRLVSRNLIERLKGCVSMSSSIPVHA encoded by the exons atGCAATTCACAAGAGCTTCTTCAATGGCTGGCTCATGCTTCCATGGGCTTCGCATGCGAAGATCAAAGAGTAAGCCTTTACCGGAGCTTCCTCCTTCATCGTCTTCCAAGAAAAGGATGAACTCTGACTTAGAGAACATGGAGAGAAAGAGATTTGACAGCTTGGAATCATGGTCCATGATATTGGACTCTGAGAATGTGGAGACATGGGAAGCTTCTAAGGAGGATCAGGAGGAGTGGACTGCAGATTTGTCACAGCTTTTCATAGGGAACAAGTTTGCATCTGGAGCTCACAGTAGAATCTACCGTGGAATTTACAAGCAGAGAGCCGTAGCTGTGAAAATGGTGAGGATCCCGACACAGGACGAGGAGAGAAGATCCTTGCTTGAGCAGCAGTTCAAATCTGAAGTTGCTTTGCTTTCACGTCTCTTTCACCCAAACATAGTTCAG TTTATTGCAGCTTGTAAAAAACCGCCAGTGTACTGTATCATAACAGAATACATGTCACAAGGAACTCTGAGGATGTATCTGAACAAGAAAGAGCCGTACTCTCTTTCAATTGAAACAATACTAAGGTTAGCTCTTGACATATCTAGGGGTATGGAGTACCTTCACTCGCAAGGCGTCATCCACAGAGATCTCAAGTCAAATAACCTTCTTCTCAATGATGAGATGAGGGTTAAGGTGGCAGATTTCGGCACATCTTGTCTCGAAACAAGGTGCCGGGAGACCAAAGGAAACATGGGAACGTATCGTTGGATGGCGCCAGAGATGATTAAGGAGAAACCTTACACTCGCAAAGTTGATGTGTATAGTTTTGGTATTGTGCTTTGGGAACTCACAACTGCTTTACTTCCCTTCCAAGGAATGACCCCTGTGCAAGCTGCTTTTGCTGTTGCTGAGAAG AATGAGAGGCCACCACTGCCGGCAAGTTGCCAGCCAGCACTAGCACACCTCATAAAGCGTTGCTGGGCGGCGAACCCATCGAAGAGGCCGGACTTCAGTGACATAGTGACCACTCTTGAGAAGTACGATGAATGTGTGAAGGAGGGACTTCCCCTAACTCATCATTCAAGACTTGTCAGCAGAAACCTCATTGAACGCTTAAAAGGCTGCGTCTCCATGAGTTCCTCCATACCTGTACATGCTTAA